In Micromonospora sp. NBC_01813, the following are encoded in one genomic region:
- a CDS encoding AfsR/SARP family transcriptional regulator: MVSTIVAGVRVRLLGPVEVVVADGPQAVNGLRRKAVLATLALHAGRVVSGDRLIDAVWGDGRPATAANTLQRHVSYLRGLLGDPGSIVARQPGYLLDTGPDSTDVQAAERLIELARRSADRAERVTHLTAAVALWRGQPLADVAGSAWLEEQAEHLARLRLAAERELGEARLSIGEHVRLIPDLERLVRQHPFDEQLHAQLILALYRSGRQGEAVAMFRRLREALNEHLGIDPSPELRALEMAILRQDTAIAAPAPAPPPPLPPGVVAAQLPSAVPTFAGREAELASLDTLVDRGGAVVVSGTAGVGKTALAVHWAHLVAGRFHDGQLYVNLRGFDPGATPAEPARVLRGFLEALGVPAVRMPSEPDALVSLYRTMMAGKRLLVVLDNARDAEQVRPLLPGAPSCLAVVTSRDQLTPLIVTESAHPVFLDLLSADEARDMLVRRLGARQVAAEPAAADEIAVRCARLPLALAIVAARASTNPRFSLAAVAGELRDLGAFHGGDEATDVRAVFSWSCRILSPPAARLFRLLSLHPGPDLAAPAAASLAGVTAPEIGPLLTELSRANLFTEHTHGRYAFHDLLRAYAASLADEAGSEPAPERRAALHRLLDHSLHTAHAADLALHPHFSEISLAPPLTGSTPERPKSRAAAAAWFTAEIGVLLAAVPLAARSGFDGHAWRLAWTIGGFLHRQGRWQDWFDTQHVALAAASSAGDQAGQGHAHRSLGLACSRLRRHDEAGDHLRRALELFTAVGDDAGRAHTYLNLGQLAERQEQLRPALEHSRQALALFRRAGRLAGQAYSLNAVGWQEALLGDCQGALVSCGEALRMLQEVDDVQGQADTWDSLGYVHHQSGDYPRAVTCYGNALELFGLVNDRYAEASTYVNLGGSHRALGDRVAARTAWCRAVAVFDELGHADADAVRADLERLDAVLRP, from the coding sequence ATGGTGTCGACGATCGTCGCGGGCGTGCGGGTCAGGCTGCTCGGGCCGGTGGAGGTGGTCGTCGCCGACGGTCCACAGGCGGTCAACGGCCTGCGGCGAAAGGCCGTGCTGGCCACGTTGGCGCTGCACGCGGGCCGGGTCGTGAGCGGCGACCGGCTCATCGACGCGGTCTGGGGCGACGGCCGACCGGCGACCGCGGCCAACACGCTGCAACGCCACGTGTCCTACTTGCGCGGGCTACTCGGCGATCCCGGCTCCATCGTGGCGCGCCAGCCCGGCTACCTGCTCGACACCGGTCCGGATTCCACCGATGTGCAGGCCGCCGAGCGCCTGATCGAGCTCGCCCGGCGGTCCGCCGACCGCGCCGAGCGGGTGACCCACCTGACGGCCGCGGTGGCGCTGTGGCGCGGGCAGCCGCTGGCCGACGTGGCCGGGTCCGCCTGGTTGGAGGAGCAGGCCGAACACCTGGCCCGGCTGCGGCTGGCGGCTGAACGGGAGCTCGGCGAGGCCCGGCTGTCGATCGGCGAGCATGTGCGGCTCATCCCCGACCTGGAGCGGCTCGTGCGGCAGCACCCGTTCGACGAGCAGCTGCACGCCCAGCTCATCCTCGCCTTGTACCGCAGCGGCCGGCAGGGCGAGGCGGTGGCCATGTTCCGGCGGCTACGTGAGGCGCTCAACGAGCACCTCGGCATCGACCCCAGCCCGGAGCTGCGGGCACTGGAGATGGCCATCCTGCGGCAGGACACGGCGATCGCCGCGCCCGCCCCCGCGCCACCGCCGCCGTTACCACCAGGGGTGGTGGCGGCTCAGCTACCGTCCGCCGTACCGACGTTCGCCGGACGCGAGGCGGAGCTCGCCAGCCTCGACACGCTCGTCGACCGGGGCGGTGCCGTGGTGGTCTCCGGCACCGCCGGGGTGGGCAAGACCGCGCTGGCCGTGCACTGGGCGCACCTCGTAGCGGGCCGGTTCCACGATGGCCAGCTCTACGTCAACCTGCGCGGGTTCGATCCCGGGGCGACGCCGGCGGAGCCCGCGCGGGTGCTGCGCGGTTTCCTGGAGGCGCTCGGCGTTCCGGCGGTACGGATGCCGAGTGAGCCGGACGCACTGGTCAGCCTGTACCGCACGATGATGGCCGGCAAACGTCTGCTGGTGGTGCTGGACAACGCCCGCGACGCCGAGCAGGTCCGGCCGCTACTGCCCGGCGCACCCAGCTGCCTGGCGGTGGTGACCAGCCGTGACCAACTCACGCCGCTGATCGTCACCGAAAGCGCGCACCCGGTGTTCCTCGACCTGCTGAGCGCGGACGAAGCCCGAGACATGCTGGTCCGCCGGCTCGGAGCCCGCCAGGTCGCGGCCGAACCGGCCGCCGCCGACGAGATCGCCGTACGCTGCGCGCGGCTGCCCCTCGCCCTGGCCATCGTGGCGGCCAGGGCCTCGACGAACCCGCGCTTCTCGCTGGCTGCGGTAGCTGGCGAGCTGCGTGACCTCGGCGCCTTCCACGGTGGCGACGAGGCCACCGACGTCCGCGCGGTCTTCTCCTGGTCATGCCGGATCCTCAGCCCGCCCGCCGCCCGGTTGTTCCGGCTGTTGAGCCTGCATCCCGGCCCGGACCTCGCGGCCCCGGCCGCGGCCAGCCTGGCCGGCGTCACCGCGCCGGAGATCGGGCCCCTGCTCACCGAGCTGAGCCGGGCGAACCTCTTCACCGAGCACACGCACGGCCGCTACGCCTTCCACGACCTGCTGCGCGCCTACGCGGCGAGCCTCGCCGACGAAGCCGGCTCCGAACCCGCCCCGGAGCGCCGAGCCGCGCTCCACCGGCTACTCGACCACAGTCTGCACACCGCCCACGCCGCCGACCTCGCGCTGCATCCGCACTTCAGCGAGATCAGTCTCGCGCCGCCGCTGACCGGGTCGACGCCCGAGCGTCCGAAGAGCCGGGCGGCGGCAGCCGCATGGTTCACCGCTGAGATCGGCGTCCTACTCGCAGCGGTACCGCTCGCGGCGCGGTCCGGGTTCGACGGGCACGCCTGGCGGCTCGCCTGGACCATTGGCGGCTTCCTGCACCGGCAGGGACGCTGGCAGGACTGGTTCGACACCCAGCACGTCGCGTTGGCCGCCGCGTCCAGCGCCGGGGACCAGGCGGGGCAGGGTCACGCCCATCGCAGTCTCGGTCTGGCCTGCTCGCGGCTGCGGCGCCACGACGAGGCCGGCGACCACCTGCGGCGCGCGCTCGAACTGTTCACGGCCGTCGGCGACGATGCCGGGCGGGCGCACACCTACCTGAACCTCGGCCAGCTGGCCGAGCGGCAGGAACAGCTCCGGCCGGCGCTTGAGCACTCCCGACAGGCTCTGGCGCTGTTCCGACGGGCCGGGCGGCTGGCCGGGCAGGCGTACTCCCTCAACGCGGTCGGCTGGCAGGAAGCGCTGCTGGGCGACTGCCAAGGTGCGCTCGTGTCGTGCGGCGAGGCGCTGCGGATGCTGCAGGAGGTGGACGACGTCCAGGGACAGGCCGATACGTGGGACAGCCTCGGCTACGTCCATCACCAGTCAGGTGACTACCCGCGTGCGGTCACCTGTTACGGCAACGCCCTCGAGCTCTTCGGGCTGGTCAACGACAGGTACGCCGAAGCGAGCACGTACGTCAATCTCGGCGGCAGCCACCGGGCGCTCGGCGACCGGGTCGCGGCCCGTACCGCGTGGTGCCGGGCCGTCGCGGTCTTCGACGAGCTCGGCCATGCCGACGCGGACGCGGTCCGCGCGGATCTTGAGCGGCTCGACGCCGTCCTGC